A segment of the Catenuloplanes nepalensis genome:
GTGACGCGGATGTCCAGGCGGTAGTCGTGGGAGTGCCGCTCGCCCTCGGGTGGGGGCATTCCGGGCATCGTGTGGTAAGCACGGACTTCTCGGGAGGTGCCGACTTCGTACATGCCCTTATTCATAGCGCAGGGCCGCGTGCAGGACTCCGGGCGCGCCCCGGTCCAGGGTCTCGTAGGCGGCGGGGGCGCCCTCGAACGCGAACTCGGTGGTGGCGAGGCGGTCGAGCGGCAGGGTGGGCATCAGGGACAGCGCGGTGGCGCGGCGGCGGTCGCGGGTCCAGCGGTCCTGCTGGGCGGCCGGGATCGTGGAGACCTGGCTGGAGCGGATGGTGAGGCGGCGGCGGTGGAAGTCGGCGCCGAGGGGGAGCGGGACGGGCTTGGTGCCGTACCAGGAGCCGACCAGCGCGGTGCCCTCGTGGTGCAACCGTCCTAATCCGTCGGCAAGCGCGCGGGGGGAGCCGGAGGTCTCGACGAGGAGCGCGGCAGACGTGTCCGATTTTTCGGGACTTAATGCGGTAATTCCCACGGAGGCAGCCAATTCGCGACGCCAGGCGACCGGCTCCAGGGCGACCACCGTGGCCCCGGCGCGCGTGAGGAGCAGCGACGTCAACAGTCCGACCGCGCCCAGACCCGTCACGATCACGGTCTCGCCGAGCACCGGGCCTGCGTCGAGACTCAGCTGCAGCGCGGTTTCCACCAGCGGGAACAACGTCGCCAGTCGTAGATCCAACCCGGAAGGGAGGGGCAGCGCGTCGGCGGCCGGGACGGTGAAGACGTCCTGGTGGGGGTGGAACGCGAAGACCGCGGTCCCGTCAGGGGTTCGGCCGACCGCGCTGTATCCGTACCCGAACGGGTAATGAAAGCCACCCTCGAACGCGCCGAGCGTCTCGTCCAGCGGGGTGGCCGCGTCCAGTTCACCGCGGTAGGCGAGCAGCTCCGTGCCCGCGCTGATTCCTGAGTAGACGGTGCGTACCAGCAGCTCGTTGCCGGTCGGCTCGTCGACGGACACGTCCTCGACCGCGACCGCGCGCGGTGCGAGGAACCGGACGGCACGGGCTTTCACGGCATCCCCCAAAGATCTCTTAAATGGACATATAGCCATATAGCCCAGGCGGGGGCATTTATCGGTCGGCCGGTGGGCAGCGGCTGATCCACGTGGTAGCAAAGGTGCCATGATTCTTACGCCACAGCGAACGGGCGATCCGGCGCCCGCGCCGGTCGAGGTCTGTTCCGTGGTGATCCCCACGCCGTACGGGGAGTTCACGACGCGCGTCTTCGAGTCCTCGGCCGGGCACGCGCTGCTCGCGCTGATCCGCGGCGACGTCACCGGAAGCGAGCCGGTGCTCACCCGGCTCCACTCGGAGTGCCTGACCGGCGACGCGCTCGGCTCGCTGCGCTGCGACTGCGGCGTGCAGCTGCGCACCGCGATGCGCACGGTCGCGGCGGCCGGGCGTGGCGTGGTGCTCTACATCACCGGGCACGAGGGCCGCGGCATCGGCCTGGTCAACAAGCTCCGGGCGTATGTCGAGCAGGACAACGGCGCGGACACGCTGGACGCGAACCTGCGCCTCGGGCTGCCCGCGGACGCCCGGACGTACGGCGAGTCCGCGGCCGTGCTCAAGGCGATCGGCGTCGAGTCGGTCGACCTGATGTCCAACAACCCGGACAAGGTCGAGGGCCTGCGCGCCGGCGGCCTCACCGTGCAGACCATGGTCGGGCTGCAGACCGCCGCGCACGCGCGCAACGCCGCCTACCTGACCACCAAGGCCGACAGGATGGGCCACGTCGCGCCGATCGGTGAGGAGCCGATCACGGTGCCCGAGGCCGGCATCGACGTGCGCGGCCTGATCGGCGAGATCCGCCCGCGCGCCGACCGGCCGTACGTGATGGTGCGCGTCACCCAGACGCTCGACGGCCGGATCCAGCGCGACCCCGGCATCCCCACGGCGGAGGAGCACGCGCTGCGCGCCGCCACCGACGCGGTGCTGGTCGGCTCCGGCACGATCCGCCGCACCGACCCGTCGCTCACGGTCGATCTGGTCCCCGGCGCACACCCGCTGCGCGTCGTCCTGGACAGCGACCTCACGCTGCCGCTCACCGCGCGCGTCTTCGGCGGCGAGGCCGCCACCACGGTCTTCACCACCAAGGAGTCCGACGCGTCCCGGGCCGACGGCATCCAGGCGGCCGGCGTCGGGCTGCGCGAGGTGTCCACCGGGCCGGACGGCGTGGACCTGCCCGCGGTCCTGGCCGAGCTGCGCCGCGGCGGCGTGCAGTCACTGCTGGTCGAGGGCGGCTCGCGGCTGATCGCGGCGCTCCTGGAGGCGGGCCTGGCCGACCGGCTGATCGTCGCGATCTCGGCCACCACGGAGACGCCCGGCGACACGCGCCTGCCCACCGGGCTCACACTGACGAACCGCATCGCCTACACCGCGGGCGACGCGCTGCTGCTCGGGTGGGACGTCACGGCCTGACAGCCCGGCCGGAGCACCATCACCGTCTGACCGAACAGTCGGTGATGGTGCAGCTCTGCACGATGACGTTGTCGACGACCGGGCCGTACGCGCCCGGGGTGGTGCTGGTCAGCTCCAGCGACGTCCGCGCGCGAGTGGCCCGGAACGTGAACGACAGCTCCACGTACCCCATGGCGGTTGTGGTGGTCGTCGAGGTGTCGAACGCGAAGCGCTGGTGCTCCTGGCCGTCCACGCCGGCCACGCCGGTCTTGACCTCCGGCGGGCCGGCCGGGTTTCCGGACAGGCGGTAGCTGACCCGGTACTCAGCGGCGAGCGTGGTGCCGAACGACGCCCGGATCGCGCCGGGGTCCGCACCGTTCAGATCCAGCGACTGCGCCTCGTTCTGCGCGGCCCAGTAACCGCCACCGACTAGGTCCACGTCACCGCCGATGACGGTCCAGGGACCGAAGACCTGATCCGCACGGTACGTGGTGAAGCCCCCGGCCGGCGTCCACGGCTCCTCGAAGCTGTCCCAGAACGCACCCGCGGTCGCCTGCGCGGGCGCGGGCGCGGCGACCAGCATCGACAGCGCGCCCGCGATGACTGCGGTGGCACGACGTGGCATCATTTCTCCCCCTCCGGGCGCTGACGACGCGGCACTGCCGCGCACGGCGGCCGAGAGGGAGTGCCCCCCTGATCCTAGGGCCGTGCCGGTTCCCGGGGGCGGACATCCAGAAGCCCGAGGTGGCAGCCTTCGGGCGGGCAGCGGGGTGGCGGCCCGGACAGGAGAATGGGCGCATGGATGAGCGGGACATCGTCACGGACGACGGACGCACGCTGCACGCATACGACCGGGGCGGGGGCGCGCGAGTCGTCCTGTGGCACCACGGGACGCCGAACATCGGCACGCCACCGCGCCCGCTGTACGCGGCGGCCGACCGGCTCGGTCTGCGGCTGATCGGCTACGACCGGCCCGGATACGGCGGATCCACGCCGCTGCCGGGGCGGGACGTCGCATCCGCCGCCCGGGACGCCGCCGCGGTCGCGGACGCGCTCGGCGTGGAGTCGTTCGCGGTGATCGGGCACTCCGGCGGCGGCCCGCACGCGCTCGCCTGCGCGGCACTGCTGCCCGACCGGGTGACCGCGGCCGTGTCCGTCTCCGGGCTGTCGCCGCGCCACGACGAGACGTGGTTCGACGGGATGGGCCCGGCCGGCGTGGCCGGGCTGCGGGCCGCGATCGCAGGGCGCGCGGTCAAGGAGGCCCACGAGGCCGTCGACGCCGCACCGGACTTCACGCCCGCGGACTGGGCGGCGCTTGCGGGGGAGTGGGGCTGGTTCGGCGAGGTGGTCGAGCCCGCGGTCGCGACGGGCCCGGGGCCGCTGATCGACGACGACCTCGCGTACGTGCATCCGTGGGGCTTCGACCCGGCCGCGATCAAGGCGCCGGTCCTGCTGGTGCACGGCGCCGACGACCTCGTCGTGCCCGCCGCGCACGCCCGTGACCTGGTCCCCGGCGCGGAGTCGTGGATCGTGGCCGGTGCCGGGCACATCTCGGTGCTGCCGGAGACCGCGGTGCGGGCGCTGGAGTGGCTCGCGGTCAGAACATGAGGCGCGCCGCGATCGGCAGGTGATCGCTGCCGGTGCGGTCCAGCGTCCACACCTTCCGCACGGACAGCGACCGGGCCATGATCTGATCGATCCGGGCCACCGGTGTGCTCGCCGGCCAGGAGAACGCGAAGCCGCGCCCGGTGGTGTTCAGCTCGTCGGTGATCGGGCGCAGGCCGCGGTCCTCGACCGTGCCGTTCAGGTCGCCGATCAGGATGACGCGGTCCAGCTGCTCGGCGGTCAGCACGTCGCCGAGCAGCGCCGCGGACTCGTCCCGCCGGTCACTGCCGAACCCGCCGAGCCCGAGCCGCAGCGAGGGCAGATGCACGACGTACACCGCGACGTTGCCCTGCGGGGTGGTGACGACCGCGCGCAGGCCCCGGTTCCAGTCGGCGTCGTCCACACTCGACGGCCGGATGTCGATCAGCCGAGACTCCACGATCGGGTACCGCGACCACAGGCCGACCGTGCCGTGCGCCACGTCGTAGGCGTACCGGGCGCCGAGCTCGGCGTCGTAGGCGGCCACGTTCTCCGGCAGCAGCTCCTGCACGCCGATCAGGTCCGCGTCCGCCGCGATCAGCGTGCGCGCGGTGCCGGCCGGGTCCGGGTTCTCGTCGCTCAGATTGTGCTGCACCACGGCGAGATCGAACGGCGTGCCGGTGCCGTCCACCAGCTTCCCGCCGCAGACGGCCACCCAGGCGATCACCGGCAGCACGGTGGCGATCACGGCGATCCGCGACTTCGACAGCAGGGCGAGGAGCAGCAACAGCGGAATGCCGATCCCCAGCCACGGCAGGAAGGTCTCGATCAGGCTCCCGAGGCGCGGACCGGCATTCGGCACCAGGCCGTGAAAGGCGATCAGAGAAGCCAGCAGAGCCGCGGGTACGGCCGGGAGCGTCTTCCGCATCCCGTGATCATTCCAGGCCGGTGCCGGCGGGCGTGCGACGCGTACCCTGACGCGCGATGTCGTCGTTGGCTCGGCGGTCGCAAGGCACCGGGCGTTTCGCGCCCGAAATCTCGGTATTGAGGCTTATTCAGTGCTTCGTTCGCTGGCCGGGCTGGCCTGCGGCAACGCGACGTCAGTTCACCGCGCTGAATAGCCCTCATTCAAAGGTCTTTCGGGGCTGAGGTCATCCGCCGGCGGCACTTCCGTGATCCAGGCGTCCCCGAAGTCGTTCTACTGACCCTTCGGCGTCAGGGTGCGGGCCCCTGCATCCCCGAAAGTTCGGGCGCGCAGCGCCCGGATGACCAGCACTGCTCGCACCTCAACCCCGAAATTCAGTAACGACTTCGGGGACGCCTGGAGGGTTATTCAGCACGTTACGCACCAACAGCGCTGGCCTGCGGCGAGGGGGCGTCGGCTCGCCCCGCTGAATAAGCCTCCTGGATTACAGATCCTCGGCGCGTTGATCACGGCGCTGAAAGGTCGGTAGCGTCCAGTTCGAGAGCGCTCCTGGCGCGATGCTGAAAGGCCGGAGCGTTCCGGGTGGGGAGCGTTCCGCACCCGGTGCCGGAAGGTCGGTAGTGCTTCCCGGCTGCGTGATTGATCATGCGAAAACGACTAGTGATACGTGGCGCACCGTATGAGGCCCTTGTGGTCAATTGGTCGTTGCAATGCCCTCTGAGCAGGGGTTTTGATGGCGAAGCCGGGTGTTCCTTATGTGGTTCGGGTGCGGTTTTGGGAGGGGATTCGGGCTGGTTTGTCTACCGAGGAGGCGTCGACGGCTGCGGGAGTCTCGCGGTGGACGGGTATGCGCTGGTTCCAGGATGCTGGCGGGGTGATCAACAACGGGGCTGGGGCCGGGTCAGGCCGGTATCTGTCGTTCGAGGAACGCGAGGAGATCATGCTGCGGCGTGATCGGGGTGAGTCGCGGCGGTCGATCGCGGTGGCGCTGGGGCGGGAGCCGTCGACGATCGGGCGGGAACTGGCCCGGAATTCGACCGTGCGGGTGGGTTATCGGGCCGGCCGTGCGGACGAGAAGGCGCGTGATCGCCGCCGCCGGCCGAAGCCCGTGAAGCTCGCGGACTGCCCGCGGTTGCGGCGGGTGGTGCAGGGGAAGCTGAAGCTGAAGTGGTCACCGCGGCAGATCGCGTTGTGGCTGCCCCGGCGTTTCCCGGACGATGAATCGATGAGGGTGTCTCACGAGACGATCTACCAGTCGCTGTTCGTCCAGTCCCGGGGTGGGCTGCGCAAGGAGCTGACCGCGTGCCTGCGGACCGGCAGGGCTCTGCGCAAGCCCAGGGTCAGGTCACGACAGCAGGAGAAACGCGGCCGGATCCCCGCAATGATCAACATCCGTGAGCGGCCCGCTGAGGCCGCCGACCGGGCCGTGCCCGGCCACTGGGAAGGCGACCTGATCATCGGTGAGGACGGCGGCTCCGCGATCGGGACTCTGGTCGAACGCTCCACCCGCTACTGCATACTCGTCCACCTGCCCGACGGCCGGGACGCCGAGGCCGTCCGCGACGCCCTCATCGCCACCATCACGACACTGCCCGCTCACCTGACCAAGTCACTGACCTGGGATCAAGGCGTCGAGATGACCCGCCACGCCGACTTCACCATCGCCACCGGCATCGATGTCTACTTCTGCGACCCGCACTCGCCCTGGCAGCGCGGCAGCAACGAGAACACCAACGGCCTGCTCCGCCAATACTTCCCCAAGGGCACCGACCTGTCCGTCCACACCAGACAGCACCTCGACGACGTCGCCGCCGAACTCAATGGCCGCCCCCGCGAAACCCTCAACATGCGCACACCCGCCGAAGCCCTCAATCAGCTACTATCGGCACCTCTAGCTGCATAAACGTTGCATTGCGACGACCGATTGAATCCACCGCCCTCATACGGTGCGCCACGTATCACTAGTCAGATATGAAAGCGACGGCCGGGTGTCTTTAAGGCGATATTTCGGGTGTTGTGCCCGTAGCGCGCGCGGCGTTGCCACATGCTGGTGGCGATGTCCCGTCATGCGGAAGATCAGCTGGCTATCGGGACCGATCTTCCGCGATGCGGGGTCGATCTTTGGGTCGGAAGCAGGCGGAAGGTGAGGTGCGGGTGAGCCGTCATGATCCTCGGGTCGCGAGGTTGCTTTCGATCTTCTCGGAGGCTTGTTCAGCGCCGCCCTCGTCAGACCGCGCGGCCTGCGGCAACGCGGTGCCGGTTCGCTGCGCTGAATAAGCCTCTCGGATGCAGCCAACGTCCGGGGAAGCGATGAGGCTATTCAGCGCTGCGAGGTGGCGCCGCGTTGATGCAGGTCAGTGCGGTTGGCGGACGATGCGCTCAATAGCCTCGATCACTTGCGCGACTGGGCCTCATATCTTCGGAATGGCTGCTGAATGAGGCTCAGAGCGGGGGTGGCTTCGTTGCCCATTCGGTGCCGGCTTGCCGCAGACGATCCGGGATACCGCGTCCACTCGGTGCAACGGGTGACGGTCAGGGAGTGGCCGGCGCCGTGCGGCCGATGCGGTGCAGGTAGGCGATGTCGCGGCCGAAGGACCAGATCAGTGCGGCCAGCGCGGCCGCTACCAGAGTGCCGGCGACCAGGCCCGGGAGCAGGCCGGACGCGGCCGCGACCAGGATGATGCCCTGGAGGGCGGCGACGGTCTTGCGGGAGTAGCGGACCGGAAGGTCGTTCTGGAGCCACGTGAGGTGCCAGCCGGCGGCGACGAAGGCGTAGCGGAACGCGCCGATCGCGAGCACCCACCAGCCCAGGTGGAACGAGACGAAGACGCTCAGCACGAGGATCAGGAACGCGTCGACCTCGCCGTCGAAGCGGGCGCCGAACGGCGAGCTGGTGCCGGTGCGGCGGGCGACGACGCCGTCCACGCCGTCCAGGACCAGGGCGACCGAGGCGAGGACGATCACGACCGCGACCGGGGTGCGCTGAAAGTCGGCGACCAGCGCGGTGACGCCGCCGATCAGTGTGGCGCGGGAGAGCGTGACCGCGTTGGCGGGGCCGAAGACGCGCAGACCGGAGCGGTGCATGGCGCGGGCGAGCAGCGTGCCGAGCGCGAGCGCGTAGACCGTGCCGGCTATCCACCCGGTGGTGCCGAGGCCGACCGCGGCGGTGAGGCCGCCGAGCACCGCGAACTGCGCGAGCAGCCCGGCCGCGGGGCCGCGAAGGGGACTGACCGTGCCGGTCCATACGCCTGCTGTCACTGTGCTGCCTCCATGCCGGGAACCGCGGCGGGTCACCGACGGTCGCGTTCTGTCAACACGGAAACTTCGGGCGGACGGTTCATCGGATCTTCGAACCGGATCCGCGGAACGTCCGTATCTCCAGGTGACGCGGACAGCCGGAGATCTTGGCCGGTGGGTCCGCGGAACAGGGATCGTTACCGTCAGTGGAGGCCGTGATGAGAGTCGCCGAAGCGCCGAGGTACGCCTCGACGTGGCTGGACCTGCGTGAGCCGGCGGATGCCGCGGCCCGCGCGACGGAGCTGGCCGACGTGCTCCGCGGCCGTCTCGCGGACGTCCCGGACCCGGTGATCCTCGATCTCGGCTGCGGCACCGGCTCGATGGCCCGCTGGCTCGCGCCGCAGCTCGACGGCCGCCAGCACTGGATCATGCAGGACCGCGACCCGGACCTGCTCGGCGTGGCCGCGGCCAGCATGGTCGGCACTGGCAGCGCGATCACGGTGGAGACCCGGCAGGGCGACATCACCAAGCTGACCGCGGCCGACCTGGACGGCGTCTCGCTGGTCACCGCGTCCGCGCTGCTCGACCTGCTGGACGCGGACGACGCCGCGCGGCTCGCCGGCGTCCTGACCGAGTCGGGAACGCCCGCGCTGCTCACGCTCTCGGTCAGCGGCCTGGCCGAGCTGAGCCCGGCCGAGCCGCTGGACGGGCCGCTGAACAGCGCGTTCAACGAGCACCTGCGCCAGCACGTGGCCGGCCGCACGCTGCTCGGCGCCGAGGCGGCCGAGGTGATCACCGCGGCGTTCGAGGAGCGCGGGGCCACGGTGCACACGCGGCCAAGCCGGTGGCGTCTCGGGCCGGACCGGCGCGAGCTGATCGCGGAGTGGCTGCGCGGCTGGGTGGCGGCCGCGTCCACCCGGCTCGGCCGCGACGCGCGCGTCGAGCACGAGATCGACGACTACCTGAGCCGCCGGCTCGCCCAGGCCGCGGCCGGTGAGCTGACCGTGACCGTGCACCACACCGACCTGCTCGCGCTGCCGGGAGAGGCCGCCTGATGATGCAGAAGATCCTGTCCTGGGTGAAGCCGGTCGCGGGTGCCGCGATCATCGCGCTGCTGTTCTGGCGGCTCGGGTCGGTCGCGTTCCTGGACAGTCTGCGCGTGCTGACCTGGCCGACGCTGCTCGCGGCCGCCGGCATCGGGCTGCTCACCACGGTCTTCAGCGCGTGGCGCTGGTGCCTGACCGCGCGCGGCCTCGGCATCCGGCTCCCGCTGCGCGGCGCGATCGCGGACTACTACCAGGCGCTGTTCCTCAACGCCACGCTCCCCGGCGGCCTGCTCGGCGACGTCGACCGCGCGGTCCGCAACGGCCGCGACACCGGCGACGTGGGGCGTGGGGTCCGGGCGGTGGTGCTCGAACGTACCGCCGGGCAGATCATGCTCTTCGCGGTCGGCGCCGGGGTGCTGATCGCGCACCCGGGGCTCGCGCTCGCGGTCGCGGACATGGTGTCGGTCTCCCCGGCCGTGCTCGCCGCGATCGCCACCGTCGCCGCGCTGGCCTGCGGGTTCGTGGCGATCAAGCTGCGTCGCAACCCCGGCCGCGTGCACCGCGCCTGGCGCACCGCGACCGGCGACATCCGGCAGGGCCTGCTCGCCCGGCGCAACTGGCCGGGCATCCTGCTCGCGTCCGCGATCGTGCTCGGCGGCCACATCGCCACGTTCCTGCTCGCGGCGCGCGCGGCCGGTTCCGTCGCCCCGGCCCGCACGCTGCTCCCGCTGCTGGTCACGGCGCTGCTGGTGATGGTGCTGCCGGTCAGCATCGGCGGCTTCGGCCCGCGCGAGGGCTTCCTGGCCTGGGCGTTCGCGACCGCCGGGTTCAGCGCGACGCAGGGGCTCACGGTGGCGGTCGTCTACGGGCTGTTCGCGCTGGTCGCGAGCCTGCCGGGCGTCGTGGTCCTGGCGATCCGCCTGGTGGCCCGCCACCGCGCACCGGAACCGGCCGCTCCGGTCCCCACGCCGGCTCCGACGCCCGTCTCGACGTCGGCCCCGGCCGAGCCGCTGATCGTGACGGACGTGGCGACACCCCGGACGCTCAAGACCCTGGAGCCCGCGGCGGTCTGACCACATTTCCCCGCTTCCAGCGGACGATCAAGACCTCGATCAAGACCTCGATCTTCCCGCTTCCGGCGTGGCCCAGCCCGTTTGCTCCCGCGGGCAAACCCGCGGCGGCCTCCGCCGCCGCTCCGGTCGCCGCGTCGGAGCCGGTGACGTTGTTGCTCACGAGAGAAGCGCCGCCGGTTCAGTTCCGCACGATTCGCACGTTTGAACCGCACTCCGGTGTTCGGGGTGCGGTTTCTTCCTTGATCGGGGTGTGCCCGAAGTCGTTCCAACGACGTGGGGGACGCCACGATCATGATGTCCCGTGCTCAGAGGGGGATCGACGATCCGTGGTTAGTCGTCCGGGCCGCCGGTAGAAACGAGACGTCCTGACGGGTGAGGAAGCCGGCTGTCGCGCACCGGCCCGTCGTCACGACGCCTGATTGCGTTACCGACGAGAGGACGACGATGAGCAGTACACCGGTGCCACGGGGGATCGCGCTGCTGGGTCTCGCGAGCTCGATGTTCCTGGTCGTCCTGGACGCCGCGATGACGAACCTGGCCGGTCCGGACATCCGCGAGGGCCTCGGCCTGTCCGCGGCCGAGCTGACGCTGGTGGCGAGCAGCTACCTGGTGCCGCTGGCCGGGCTGCTGCTGCTCGGCGGCCGGCTCGCGGACGTGGTCGGCGGCCGGCGGATCTACGTCGCCGGCATGGCCGTCTACCTGGTGGCGACCGCGTTCTGCGCGCTCGCCGTGAACGGCCCGATGCTGATCGCCGGCCGGATCGGGCAGGGCATCGGCGGCGCGATCGTGATCCCGTCCGCGCTGGCGCTCGCGCTCGCCATCTCCACGACGCCGGCGGCCCGTACCCGTACCGTCGGGATCTGGGGTGCGACCTCCGGCGCCGGCGGGCTGCTCGGCTTCCTGCTCGGCGGCGTGCTCACCCAGGCGTTCGGCTGGACGGCGGTGTTCTGGGCGCCGGTCCCGATCGGTCTGCTCAGCATGG
Coding sequences within it:
- the ribA gene encoding GTP cyclohydrolase II RibA, translated to MILTPQRTGDPAPAPVEVCSVVIPTPYGEFTTRVFESSAGHALLALIRGDVTGSEPVLTRLHSECLTGDALGSLRCDCGVQLRTAMRTVAAAGRGVVLYITGHEGRGIGLVNKLRAYVEQDNGADTLDANLRLGLPADARTYGESAAVLKAIGVESVDLMSNNPDKVEGLRAGGLTVQTMVGLQTAAHARNAAYLTTKADRMGHVAPIGEEPITVPEAGIDVRGLIGEIRPRADRPYVMVRVTQTLDGRIQRDPGIPTAEEHALRAATDAVLVGSGTIRRTDPSLTVDLVPGAHPLRVVLDSDLTLPLTARVFGGEAATTVFTTKESDASRADGIQAAGVGLREVSTGPDGVDLPAVLAELRRGGVQSLLVEGGSRLIAALLEAGLADRLIVAISATTETPGDTRLPTGLTLTNRIAYTAGDALLLGWDVTA
- a CDS encoding class I SAM-dependent methyltransferase, which translates into the protein MRVAEAPRYASTWLDLREPADAAARATELADVLRGRLADVPDPVILDLGCGTGSMARWLAPQLDGRQHWIMQDRDPDLLGVAAASMVGTGSAITVETRQGDITKLTAADLDGVSLVTASALLDLLDADDAARLAGVLTESGTPALLTLSVSGLAELSPAEPLDGPLNSAFNEHLRQHVAGRTLLGAEAAEVITAAFEERGATVHTRPSRWRLGPDRRELIAEWLRGWVAAASTRLGRDARVEHEIDDYLSRRLAQAAAGELTVTVHHTDLLALPGEAA
- a CDS encoding zinc-dependent alcohol dehydrogenase; the encoded protein is MKARAVRFLAPRAVAVEDVSVDEPTGNELLVRTVYSGISAGTELLAYRGELDAATPLDETLGAFEGGFHYPFGYGYSAVGRTPDGTAVFAFHPHQDVFTVPAADALPLPSGLDLRLATLFPLVETALQLSLDAGPVLGETVIVTGLGAVGLLTSLLLTRAGATVVALEPVAWRRELAASVGITALSPEKSDTSAALLVETSGSPRALADGLGRLHHEGTALVGSWYGTKPVPLPLGADFHRRRLTIRSSQVSTIPAAQQDRWTRDRRRATALSLMPTLPLDRLATTEFAFEGAPAAYETLDRGAPGVLHAALRYE
- a CDS encoding DUF642 domain-containing protein, which encodes MPRRATAVIAGALSMLVAAPAPAQATAGAFWDSFEEPWTPAGGFTTYRADQVFGPWTVIGGDVDLVGGGYWAAQNEAQSLDLNGADPGAIRASFGTTLAAEYRVSYRLSGNPAGPPEVKTGVAGVDGQEHQRFAFDTSTTTTTAMGYVELSFTFRATRARTSLELTSTTPGAYGPVVDNVIVQSCTITDCSVRR
- a CDS encoding IS30 family transposase; translation: MAKPGVPYVVRVRFWEGIRAGLSTEEASTAAGVSRWTGMRWFQDAGGVINNGAGAGSGRYLSFEEREEIMLRRDRGESRRSIAVALGREPSTIGRELARNSTVRVGYRAGRADEKARDRRRRPKPVKLADCPRLRRVVQGKLKLKWSPRQIALWLPRRFPDDESMRVSHETIYQSLFVQSRGGLRKELTACLRTGRALRKPRVRSRQQEKRGRIPAMINIRERPAEAADRAVPGHWEGDLIIGEDGGSAIGTLVERSTRYCILVHLPDGRDAEAVRDALIATITTLPAHLTKSLTWDQGVEMTRHADFTIATGIDVYFCDPHSPWQRGSNENTNGLLRQYFPKGTDLSVHTRQHLDDVAAELNGRPRETLNMRTPAEALNQLLSAPLAA
- a CDS encoding endonuclease/exonuclease/phosphatase family protein, whose amino-acid sequence is MRKTLPAVPAALLASLIAFHGLVPNAGPRLGSLIETFLPWLGIGIPLLLLLALLSKSRIAVIATVLPVIAWVAVCGGKLVDGTGTPFDLAVVQHNLSDENPDPAGTARTLIAADADLIGVQELLPENVAAYDAELGARYAYDVAHGTVGLWSRYPIVESRLIDIRPSSVDDADWNRGLRAVVTTPQGNVAVYVVHLPSLRLGLGGFGSDRRDESAALLGDVLTAEQLDRVILIGDLNGTVEDRGLRPITDELNTTGRGFAFSWPASTPVARIDQIMARSLSVRKVWTLDRTGSDHLPIAARLMF
- a CDS encoding CDP-alcohol phosphatidyltransferase family protein — encoded protein: MTAGVWTGTVSPLRGPAAGLLAQFAVLGGLTAAVGLGTTGWIAGTVYALALGTLLARAMHRSGLRVFGPANAVTLSRATLIGGVTALVADFQRTPVAVVIVLASVALVLDGVDGVVARRTGTSSPFGARFDGEVDAFLILVLSVFVSFHLGWWVLAIGAFRYAFVAAGWHLTWLQNDLPVRYSRKTVAALQGIILVAAASGLLPGLVAGTLVAAALAALIWSFGRDIAYLHRIGRTAPATP
- a CDS encoding alpha/beta fold hydrolase, with the translated sequence MDERDIVTDDGRTLHAYDRGGGARVVLWHHGTPNIGTPPRPLYAAADRLGLRLIGYDRPGYGGSTPLPGRDVASAARDAAAVADALGVESFAVIGHSGGGPHALACAALLPDRVTAAVSVSGLSPRHDETWFDGMGPAGVAGLRAAIAGRAVKEAHEAVDAAPDFTPADWAALAGEWGWFGEVVEPAVATGPGPLIDDDLAYVHPWGFDPAAIKAPVLLVHGADDLVVPAAHARDLVPGAESWIVAGAGHISVLPETAVRALEWLAVRT
- a CDS encoding lysylphosphatidylglycerol synthase transmembrane domain-containing protein; translated protein: MMQKILSWVKPVAGAAIIALLFWRLGSVAFLDSLRVLTWPTLLAAAGIGLLTTVFSAWRWCLTARGLGIRLPLRGAIADYYQALFLNATLPGGLLGDVDRAVRNGRDTGDVGRGVRAVVLERTAGQIMLFAVGAGVLIAHPGLALAVADMVSVSPAVLAAIATVAALACGFVAIKLRRNPGRVHRAWRTATGDIRQGLLARRNWPGILLASAIVLGGHIATFLLAARAAGSVAPARTLLPLLVTALLVMVLPVSIGGFGPREGFLAWAFATAGFSATQGLTVAVVYGLFALVASLPGVVVLAIRLVARHRAPEPAAPVPTPAPTPVSTSAPAEPLIVTDVATPRTLKTLEPAAV